In Ipomoea triloba cultivar NCNSP0323 chromosome 7, ASM357664v1, a single genomic region encodes these proteins:
- the LOC116024061 gene encoding uncharacterized protein LOC116024061 translates to MAKLVAERNLTIFLGQEDPLILEEWMRVFDKMFDAIDCPAEQRVDIAVFYLQQRADIWWAAVGPNLRQSPAFGWEAFKEALREKFYPEHVRTAKYDEFLHLRQGNRTVQEYYTEFINLARFAPTLAPDEHGQASKFIRGLNFDTQKGINMFRCQTLDEAYSRAASHCQVQQR, encoded by the coding sequence ATGGCTAAGCTGGTGGCTGAGCGAAATCTAACCATTTTCTTAGGGCAGGAGGACCCTTTGATCCTCGAAGAATGGATGCGGGTGTTCGACAAGATGTTCGATGCTATCGATTGCCCGGCTGAGCAACGTGTGGATATAGCCGTTTTCTATCTGCAGCAGCGAGCTGATATTTGGTGGGCTGCAGTTGGCCCGAACTTGCGTCAATCACCAGCCTTCGGTTGGGAAGCCTTTAAGGAGGCTCTGAGGGAGAAGTTTTACCCTGAGCACGTCAGGACAGCCAAGTATGATGAGTTCCTTCACCTGCGTCAGGGAAATAGAACGGTTCAGGAGTACTACACCGAGTTCATCAACCTAGCAAGGTTTGCACCTACCCTGGCCCCTGATGAGCATGGCCAGGCAAGCAAGTTCATCAGAGGACTAAACTTTGATACTCAGAAGGGGATCAACATGTTCAGATGTCAGACTCTGGACGAGGCCTATAGCAGGGCTGCCAGCCATTGCCAGGTTCAGCAGCGGTAG